The following DNA comes from Miscanthus floridulus cultivar M001 chromosome 5, ASM1932011v1, whole genome shotgun sequence.
TGATCGCCCTATCTTCCTTGAAGTTATGGTATTCATACTGCTTGCTAGTGCAGAGCTCATCTTCTTTGGCACCAGATGGATCATCAAAGCAGGCATCCAAATCTTGTTCCATGGAAGGTGATGGATCATCAAAGCAGGCATCCCAATCTTCCTGTGAGGGCGATATGCAATTAACATCCTTTTCACAGACACCCTTTTGCCTCTTGTCAACATGAGTGCCGTCAGGTGACTGCAACTCAGCCGTCATCACCATGAAAGCAAGGATCCATCCTCTTAGTCCCGGAAGAACTTGCCACATTTGAAAGAAGGGGGTCCCTTCCATCAAAACATGGCCTGTCAGCAGCGTGGTTGACATGCGAGGCTGCATTGCTCGCACCATCTGCGCCCCTAATCTCCTTTGTATGAATACTGTTCACCCTGTCAGAACGGACGACTGTACCACCGGGTGGTGGCGCATCAACAACACCAGACCGAACGAACCGATTGAACACGTCCCTCGAATTGAACCCCTCTCGCTTCTCTGGATCAGACAGCACCGCGTATGCCTCCGTCAACGAGCTTGAGGGCCAATTCGGCGCCGGGCAGAGCCCCCATGGCCGGCTCCACCTGGGCCACGATGCTCTTGTAGCGCGCCTCGATCCTGGTGCCATCATCCCCGGGCAGCACCTGGAGGACCCTGTACCAGTCCACACCCCCACGGCCGCCGGCCGCGCTGCCGGCGGCACAGCAGAGGACCTCGAGCACCGGGAGCATCTCCAGGGCGCCCTCCAGCCTGGAGTTCGTCTGCAGcagtccagcagcagcagcgccctCGCGCCCGCGTAGTCCTGGGCCCGCATCCTCGCCGTGATCGCGTCCCGCTGCGCCTCCTCCGCCTCCCCGTCCTCCATCCTGCGACGGAACCACCGTCAGAGCCAAGCATTGCGCCGTGGATTCCAATTGGAATTTAACCGAACTCATCGCGCCAGAGCCTAGCCTACGCGTTCGATCAGACGGGATTGGGCCCTTCAGTGGGGAATGGGGAACGGGGATTGGGTCCTTACCGAACCAATCGATCCTGCTCCGCGAGGTCGCAGCGCCGAGGGGTGGGTGCGGATGGAATTGGGCGAGGAAGCCCTAAACCCTAGCACAGCAGCCAGCCATGGATTATCTCGCCGGATGAACCGATCGGATCGATTTGGGTGTCGCTAGTAGTAATTTGCTATGCTGCCTGCCACCTGCCAGTGTGGAAGAAACCGAGGCTTTCCAGTTCAACGATACTGGAGATAAACTGGGCCTCGAAGGAGTCGTAACGAACAGTATGGGCACGGCCCATATTGTTTATTATGTCCTCTTTGTGGCCTGGCCCGCTACTAATATGGGTCTACATGCGATCTCACTTAACGACGGCCCATCTGGTAAGAGACCTCACATGGGCTGACCGTCTCGCCGTCGCCTCCGCGGCACGTGGGGGGTGCAGCGAGgtccccacacgtcagtgaggaTCACGTCGCGGCGGCCGAAAAGAGGGGCCGAACACAAGCGGCGGGAAAAGGAAAAAGGGACCTCAAAGTACGGGCCCCGGTATAATGACGTCCCATGCTTTTTACTGCAACCTCTGTCGAAAACAAACACTGACGTGTGGGGACCTCCAGAGAACATTTCAGTtttaatcaaatatataaaaATCATTAACATTTATATATCTAAGAAATATTAATAAATATTTACTCCACTTCAAAATTTTAAGATGTTTTGATACTAGTGGACTACcccgtgcgttgctacaggaATTACATATTAGTGAATTACGTGGTAGGATGACGTAGATAATAAAATACTATGTCTTGCTAACATGGACATTACAGTTGCATGTGCTAGTGGACTTTAATTGTATGTGATAGTGTATTGGTAGTTGGATAACTTATATGTTGGccacgttcgcttcgctgaaaaaacaagccgaaacactagtttcggctgaaaaaagctGAGAAAGACGGATTATAGGAGAAGCGAATAAGCCGTTGAGATAAATAGTTGGTGGAGTTTTGCTTAGCGGATGTTAATTGTATGTGATAGTACATATCCTAGTTGGATAGCTTATAAGTTGAGAGAAATAGCTAGTGGGgtttttgctttataagagtataagatttttagatacattaTTTTACTATATATAAGTAGACAGCGTATATGTAAGTGTATAGTAAAATTTTGtattaaaaaagtcaaagcgacttataatttgaaatgaagagagtataataattttataataaacttaattGAAGATTAAAAACTTGTTTAATACTTTTTGGAAGTTAGAAAAAAACTGTTTGTCTCAAGCCTATAATTATTTTTTTTCTCAGCAGCGCAAAGCAGCAGCCAAAGGACCCCAAATAAAGTTGTTTTGCTCGTCCGGTTCCGGAGCAGTAATCCATTTGCAGGAGGAAGAATGCAAGATTACCATTATCAAACAGTGTGACGAGATCCCATTCGGCCTGAGTTAAATTCATGTTAGGAGAGAGAGTTAGATAAAGCGGTAAAAGAAGAGTCGTTATAGGATCAGTAGCATCACTTGCGCGTACCGTACTACTGAATTGCTGTGTACTCCCTAAAAAGGAACGTAACTACTTGTTACGTGTAAGCAAAAGTAGCTCACATTTAATTAACAGCAtgttgtttggctgtggcttatcataaataatcataaatttttagttagaataatatttttctctcacacgaatcagccaacagtacttctttacgaaccagcaacgatacgaatcagccaaccgaacagaacGTAAATTTTTAGTAAATACTATTCATATTTATGgttttaaaataatttattataaaaaatatattttataattaatctaataatatttatttaatattataaatattaatattttttattttataattgaaCGGACTTAAGATACTAAACTATAAACTATGACACGGCTAGAATTGCGTTCTTTCACGAAGGAGAGAGTTTTTGACCGGTGTTTTACACGGCGAGTGATATTACCGAATCCGGAGTGCTACTACTGCACTGTGTTCCAGGTGAAAAGAAAATTTTACTCCTACCGCTACCAGCAGCGGCAGTACTGTGGGGAGAAGCGACAGTTCTCACTTTGAGGAAGGACAGATAAAAGAAGAGATTCGAAACAGTGTGGGCAATTGCTGTGCACGGGCATCAAAGCATCTCTGTTCCGTCTTGGGCTCCTCCTCTCTCTGACTCTCTCCCTCCGCTACGGCCACGCGCCGCGCTGCATCCCCGGGCCCCGCGGGTGTGGGGTAGAAACGGGAGAGAGAAAGAATCCAAAGTCCAAGCCATCCTGTCGCGCGCGCGCCGGGGAGCGGGGACGGGGGGAGGAGGAGAATGTCTGGCTGGTCCGGTCCGGTCGCACGGCATGGTGGTGCACGCGAGCCGCCTGCGAGGggagaggggtgcatcaacaaAGCTCTCGGCTTTTAGCTCCGGGCGCCCACACCAATGCCACACTGCTCTGCTCTCCGAGTAACTTATTGCGAGCAGTGCCCCAGGTGAGAGAGCCGGCGAGGACGAGGGCTCAGCTTTGCCTGTTGTCGTTTTGGTTTGAAGCTTTCTGGAGGGAGCACACAGCTCGGTGCCAGTGAGAGGAGTGAAAAAAAAAGGGAGAGATCATGCTTGCATAGTGTGCTCCGTGCTGGTGCGGTGAGCGCCGCTAACCTCTGTTGAGTTCTTGGTGGGAGGCGACAAGTGCGTGAGCCGCCGCCTGCTTGGGAGCGCGGGAGGTTGTGAGACTAGGCGTGCTCCTTCGCTCGGTCTTGTCTCTGTCTGGGTTCTTCATGGTCAGGTACCCCTCCTCCTTCCAAAGCTCCACGCCGCTCGCGCCTTGGGCGACTGCCTTTTCGATTTGTCTTCCTTGTTGAACAGTTTCTGCGGGTAAAGATCACGAGCGCCATGCCCGAGTTGTTGAAGCTCCGCAACTTCCTCGCTTCTTGCATCCTTTGCACCTTGTCTCCAGTTGTTTTCCACTGATTTCCATGGAGGAAAGCTGCTGGGTGTGTGAGTGAGGTGAACGAGGAACAGGGAAAACCTGAGCATTGATCGATTTCTTCACCCCTCTTTCTCGCCCAAGGAATTTTGCTCGTTTCTCCTAGCAAATCCTGTATACTTGTTTCATGGTGGTAGGAGTTAGGATGACAAGCAGGAACCCTACCAAAACCCTGGCGCTCCTGGCCACCACCCTTGTCCTCCTCCTGCTCGCGTTCCTCGCGCTGTGCGCGCCCGCCGCCTCCCAGCCGCTCCACTCGGAGCCTATGGCGACGCAGTCCCGCCGCCATCGCCCGCCGCCGCGGTCCAGTATTCCCCGTGCGCAGGCTGGCGGCGCCGCGCGCCTCCGTCGCATCGCGCTCGGGGTCCTCTTCGGCTCGCTCTCGGGCTTCCTCCTTGCTCTCGCCTTCCTCTACGCCATCCGCCTCGCCATCCTGCACGCCAAGAGCACGCCCGCGATCGCCAAGGGCCCCGTCTCCTTCGCCCCGCAAATCTCCGCCAAGAACCTCCTGGCCGCGCTCCCCGCCGCGCAGCCGCTCGCCCATGGGCCCCACGGCAAGTACTACAAGCTGGCACTCGACAACGACCTCACCGTCGCCATCAAGCGGCTCGAGGCGGCCGGTCGCCCCGAGGCCTCGCCGTCCATGTCCCCGAGCGCGTCCAAGTCGGACATGAGGAGGGTGCAGAGGCAGCTTGAGGCACTTGCTCGCGTCAGGCACCAGAATGTGTTGTCGCTGAAGGCGTACGTTCGTGAGGCGGACCGCCTCTCGCTCGTGTACGACTTCGTTCCTGGGGGCAGCCTCGAGGATGTCATGAAGAGGGTGAGATCGCAGCAAGTCAGCCTCAGTTTGGATGCGAGGAGCAGGATTGCTGTTGGGATCGCCAAGGGATTGAGGCACTTGCATTTTGAGTGCAATCCGAG
Coding sequences within:
- the LOC136453965 gene encoding inactive leucine-rich repeat receptor-like protein kinase CORYNE is translated as MVVGVRMTSRNPTKTLALLATTLVLLLLAFLALCAPAASQPLHSEPMATQSRRHRPPPRSSIPRAQAGGAARLRRIALGVLFGSLSGFLLALAFLYAIRLAILHAKSTPAIAKGPVSFAPQISAKNLLAALPAAQPLAHGPHGKYYKLALDNDLTVAIKRLEAAGRPEASPSMSPSASKSDMRRVQRQLEALARVRHQNVLSLKAYVREADRLSLVYDFVPGGSLEDVMKRVRSQQVSLSLDARSRIAVGIAKGLRHLHFECNPRILHCNLKLSNVMLDEGLEPILADCGVARLIAAGSGDPELCSGLYAAPECYQSSRYTDKSDVYALGMILGVLLTGRDPTDSFFSGEAGQGGLARWLRHMQQSADLKEALDSSILGDEGEEEEMLMAIRIAIICLSDSPTDRPSSDELVAMLMQLHSL